In Candidatus Methylomirabilota bacterium, a genomic segment contains:
- a CDS encoding carboxymuconolactone decarboxylase family protein — protein sequence MAVVNPVPKDKASGDVKPIYEDLTKRFGRVPNIFGVMAHRPDVLKNFLPFYGAVVTQGTVEPKLKEFAYLKVSMVNGCEY from the coding sequence ATGGCCGTGGTGAATCCCGTTCCGAAAGACAAGGCCAGTGGAGACGTCAAGCCGATCTACGAGGACTTGACCAAGCGCTTCGGCCGCGTGCCGAACATCTTCGGCGTGATGGCCCACCGGCCGGACGTGCTGAAGAACTTCCTGCCCTTCTACGGGGCCGTCGTCACCCAGGGGACGGTCGAGCCCAAGCTGAAGGAGTTCGCCTACCTGAAGGTCTCGATGGTCAACGGCTGCGAGTACTGA
- a CDS encoding retropepsin-like aspartic protease: MKVEGRYGQAAARTTAILVLVVAALAAPGGAGAQLYRWTDGEGITRYTNDPATIPPDHRATARDIGSPQSRPEAPRPAVGSTVLSFMPGGAITAAVHLNGTPLTLVLDTGADRTVLSPAAVARAGVDAESGRVVEIVGATGRAAAREVTIPRLDVVGARVGPLAIIVHNVGVAGVDGLLGRDVLDYFTLTVDTAAGRAILTPR; this comes from the coding sequence ATGAAGGTCGAAGGACGTTACGGCCAAGCTGCCGCTCGCACCACGGCCATACTGGTGCTCGTGGTGGCGGCGCTGGCGGCGCCGGGCGGCGCGGGGGCGCAGCTCTATCGGTGGACGGACGGCGAGGGGATCACGCGCTACACGAACGATCCCGCGACCATCCCGCCCGACCATCGCGCCACCGCGCGTGACATCGGCAGCCCCCAGTCGCGTCCGGAGGCGCCGCGTCCGGCCGTGGGGTCCACGGTGCTTTCGTTCATGCCGGGCGGCGCGATCACGGCGGCCGTCCATCTCAACGGCACGCCGCTGACGCTCGTGCTCGACACGGGCGCCGACCGCACGGTGCTGTCGCCCGCCGCCGTCGCGCGCGCCGGCGTCGACGCCGAGAGCGGCCGCGTCGTGGAGATCGTCGGCGCCACGGGGCGCGCGGCGGCGCGCGAGGTGACGATCCCGCGGCTCGACGTGGTCGGCGCCCGCGTAGGGCCGCTGGCGATCATCGTCCACAACGTCGGGGTCGCCGGGGTGGACGGCCTGCTCGGCCGCGACGTGCTCGACTACTTCACGCTGACGGTGGACACGGCCGCCGGCCGGGCCATCCTCACGCCGCGGTAA
- a CDS encoding pitrilysin family protein has translation MSARGGGAVLALVLCALAWPGAAPAAEAPLRERLDNGLTVLVRENPLAPVVAVSLLVRMGVRWESADTAGISNFVHAVMVKGTAKRSGAELAEAIAALGGKISAAGDVDYSGISATGLARFWRELLMLVAELALEPKLASDEVRIERDWLLSRIQRQRDSPSAHAFNVFYSTLYGAHPYGLPALGTPASLARIDHAALVAFYRAFYRPERMVLAVSGQVGADEVLAEARRLFGGRPRGGAVDEPSHPSPVAAARRVVVEQAAQQAQILAGSLAPSLGHRDHAAVKVLATVLGGGMAGRLFTELRDKQALAYTASAFYDPVREPGALVLYLGTAPQNADRAEAALRAEIERVRAQPVSAGELRRAKGYLLGNYGMDRRTSARLAWYMAFYEVEGVGQDFPERYRRVVQAVTAEDLLRVARTYLGALTIVVLRPPPGR, from the coding sequence GTGAGCGCGCGTGGCGGCGGCGCCGTCCTGGCCCTGGTCCTCTGCGCGCTGGCCTGGCCCGGCGCGGCCCCGGCGGCCGAGGCGCCGCTGCGCGAGCGGCTCGACAACGGGTTGACGGTGCTCGTCCGCGAGAACCCGCTGGCCCCCGTGGTGGCCGTGTCTCTCCTCGTGAGGATGGGCGTCCGTTGGGAGTCCGCCGACACCGCCGGGATCTCGAACTTCGTCCACGCCGTCATGGTCAAGGGCACGGCCAAGCGGAGCGGCGCCGAGCTGGCGGAGGCGATCGCCGCGCTGGGGGGCAAGATCAGCGCAGCGGGCGACGTCGACTACTCGGGGATCAGCGCCACCGGGCTGGCGCGCTTCTGGCGGGAGCTGCTGATGCTGGTAGCGGAGCTGGCGCTGGAGCCGAAGCTCGCGTCCGACGAGGTGCGGATCGAGCGCGACTGGCTCCTGTCGCGCATCCAGCGCCAGCGCGACAGCCCCTCGGCGCACGCGTTCAACGTCTTCTACTCCACCCTGTACGGCGCCCACCCCTACGGCCTGCCCGCGCTGGGCACGCCGGCGTCGCTGGCGCGCATCGACCACGCCGCCCTCGTCGCCTTCTACCGGGCCTTCTATCGCCCGGAGCGGATGGTCCTCGCGGTCAGCGGCCAGGTGGGGGCGGACGAGGTGCTGGCCGAGGCGCGGCGGCTCTTCGGCGGGCGGCCGCGCGGCGGCGCCGTCGACGAGCCGTCCCATCCTTCGCCGGTGGCCGCCGCCCGCCGGGTCGTCGTTGAGCAGGCGGCGCAGCAGGCCCAGATCCTCGCCGGCAGTCTGGCGCCCTCGCTGGGGCATCGCGATCACGCGGCGGTGAAGGTGCTGGCTACCGTGCTGGGCGGCGGGATGGCCGGACGGCTCTTCACCGAGCTGCGCGACAAGCAGGCGCTCGCCTACACCGCCAGCGCCTTCTACGATCCCGTCCGCGAGCCTGGCGCGCTGGTCCTTTACCTGGGCACGGCCCCCCAGAACGCGGACCGCGCCGAGGCGGCGCTGCGGGCCGAGATCGAGCGCGTCCGCGCGCAGCCGGTGAGCGCCGGCGAGCTGCGCCGCGCCAAGGGCTATCTGCTCGGCAACTATGGGATGGACCGCCGCACCAGCGCACGACTGGCGTGGTACATGGCGTTCTACGAGGTGGAGGGGGTCGGCCAGGATTTCCCCGAGCGCTACCGCCGCGTCGTCCAGGCCGTGACCGCCGAGGATCTCCTGCGGGTCGCTCGGACCTACCTCGGCGCGCTCACCATCGTCGTCCTTCGCCCGCCCCCGGGCCGCTGA
- a CDS encoding pitrilysin family protein, with translation MRRSLLVAAAVVGLGGCALSAGAPSAGAPGPSREVLPNGVVLITQEHRASDVVALQLWVRVGGRDESGDELGLSHYLEHMLFKGTPTRPPGSIDAFIEGLGGQSNAFTTYDYTHYDVVLPAQHLAEGVELLVDIAVNASFEQEELDAERKVVFEEMRLTEDNPDRYMLRRLYELAYTPHPYGRPILGTPELIGGLTRARLRAYYKKYYAPANMTLVVVGAVRPDEMRGVAQATFGRLTAGGSPRPASPPPPVLETRRRLDVPRAEQQAYLGLAWRVAPTNEPDVYAVDLLTYILGEGPSSRLSQALRERERLVFAIEAGYGAWEKAGLVTVIARLDPANLDRAEASVLETLRRVRAEGVTEAERQRAIVTAESIYAFDIETAEGVAKTYGQAETTWTLDNELAYLSRLRQVTAAEIQAVARKYFGADNYARVRFVPRAGAR, from the coding sequence GTGCGGCGCAGCCTGCTGGTCGCGGCGGCGGTCGTCGGCCTGGGCGGCTGCGCGCTGAGTGCCGGCGCGCCGTCGGCGGGCGCCCCCGGCCCGAGCCGGGAGGTGCTGCCGAACGGGGTGGTGCTCATCACGCAGGAGCATCGGGCCAGCGACGTGGTGGCGCTCCAGCTCTGGGTGCGGGTGGGCGGGCGCGACGAGTCGGGCGACGAGCTGGGCCTCTCGCATTACCTGGAGCACATGCTCTTCAAGGGCACGCCCACGCGCCCGCCGGGGTCGATCGACGCCTTCATCGAGGGGCTGGGCGGCCAGAGCAACGCGTTCACCACCTACGACTACACGCATTACGACGTCGTGCTGCCGGCCCAGCACTTGGCCGAGGGCGTCGAACTGCTCGTGGACATCGCCGTGAACGCGAGCTTCGAGCAGGAGGAGCTCGACGCCGAGCGCAAGGTGGTGTTCGAGGAGATGCGGCTCACCGAGGACAATCCCGACCGCTACATGCTTCGACGTCTCTACGAGCTGGCCTACACGCCGCACCCCTACGGCCGCCCGATCCTGGGCACCCCGGAGCTGATCGGCGGACTCACGCGCGCGCGCCTCCGCGCCTACTACAAGAAGTACTACGCGCCCGCCAACATGACGCTCGTCGTCGTGGGCGCCGTCCGGCCCGACGAGATGCGCGGGGTCGCCCAGGCCACCTTCGGCCGCTTGACCGCCGGCGGTTCGCCCCGGCCCGCCAGCCCCCCCCCGCCCGTGCTCGAGACCCGCCGCCGGCTCGACGTGCCGCGGGCCGAGCAGCAGGCGTATCTCGGGCTCGCCTGGCGCGTGGCGCCGACCAACGAGCCCGACGTCTACGCGGTGGATCTCCTCACCTACATCCTGGGCGAGGGGCCCAGCTCGCGGCTCAGCCAGGCGCTGCGCGAGCGGGAGCGGCTCGTCTTCGCCATCGAGGCGGGGTACGGCGCCTGGGAGAAGGCGGGTCTGGTCACGGTCATCGCGCGCCTCGACCCGGCCAACCTGGACCGGGCCGAGGCGTCCGTTCTCGAGACGCTGCGGAGAGTCCGCGCCGAAGGCGTCACCGAGGCGGAGCGCCAGCGCGCGATCGTCACCGCCGAGTCCATTTACGCCTTCGACATCGAGACCGCCGAGGGCGTGGCCAAGACGTACGGCCAGGCCGAGACGACGTGGACGCTGGACAACGAGCTGGCGTATCTCTCGCGGCTCCGGCAGGTGACGGCCGCCGAGATCCAGGCGGTGGCCCGCAAGTACTTCGGCGCCGACAACTATGCGCGGGTCCGGTTCGTGCCGAGGGCAGGCGCGCGGTGA
- a CDS encoding c-type cytochrome, which produces MVRWCASALALVPLVLSWVVLSRVSAAPPAERDVKAGQALYVQYCAVCHGQSGRGDGVSAAGFATKPADLTDGRLMNTLPDEFHLNVILDGGPAEGLSPGMPPFRGHLSEAQARQVIAYLRGLARPPFRPEMARPPVSAPNAPAQPIFFSHLIHAGSFQIACQYCHADARRSDYAGLPSVERCMGCHKIIGAQDNPEIAKIHDYWRRGEPIPWVRVFKVPEFTYFPHKAHVRAGLACQTCHGPIERMRVVGAETGRTLANDLMNLVGLKPAPPPLTMGWCVQCHREQNAARGTQAPLDCITCHH; this is translated from the coding sequence GTGGTTCGCTGGTGCGCGAGTGCGCTCGCTCTTGTCCCGCTCGTCCTTTCCTGGGTCGTCCTGTCCCGCGTGTCCGCGGCGCCGCCCGCCGAGCGTGACGTCAAGGCGGGGCAGGCGCTCTACGTTCAGTACTGTGCCGTGTGCCACGGCCAGAGCGGGCGCGGCGACGGCGTCTCGGCGGCGGGGTTCGCCACCAAGCCCGCTGATCTCACCGACGGCCGCCTGATGAATACGCTGCCGGACGAGTTCCACCTGAACGTCATCCTCGACGGCGGACCGGCCGAGGGACTGTCGCCGGGCATGCCGCCGTTTCGAGGCCATCTGAGCGAGGCCCAAGCGCGCCAGGTCATCGCCTACCTCCGCGGGCTCGCTCGGCCGCCGTTTCGGCCGGAGATGGCCCGGCCGCCGGTCAGCGCGCCCAACGCGCCGGCGCAGCCCATCTTCTTCAGCCACCTCATCCACGCCGGCTCGTTCCAGATCGCCTGCCAGTACTGCCACGCCGACGCGCGGCGCTCGGATTACGCGGGACTGCCCTCCGTCGAGCGCTGCATGGGCTGCCACAAGATCATCGGCGCGCAGGACAACCCCGAGATCGCCAAGATCCACGATTACTGGCGTCGCGGGGAGCCGATCCCCTGGGTGCGCGTCTTCAAGGTCCCCGAGTTCACGTATTTCCCGCACAAGGCGCACGTGCGCGCCGGGCTCGCCTGCCAGACATGTCACGGCCCGATCGAGCGGATGCGCGTGGTCGGCGCCGAGACCGGTCGCACGCTCGCCAACGACCTGATGAATCTCGTCGGTCTCAAGCCCGCGCCCCCGCCGCTGACGATGGGCTGGTGCGTGCAATGCCACCGCGAGCAGAACGCCGCCCGGGGCACGCAGGCCCCGCTCGACTGCATCACCTGCCACCACTAG
- a CDS encoding VacJ family lipoprotein produces the protein MALLAAVGLLLGGCGSLSKALRVEARAATTPAPSESLPAAAADEPSNFAGKSGEEPAPSTVAQATTPAKPDTQEDAETEAYDPWEPFNDKMFEFNLRVDRYVLKPAANVYRKIMPEPFQIIIANGFDNIRWVPRFVNSLLQGKFGGAGREVARFLINSTAGIGGLFDPAKDYWGIRPSKEDFGQTLGLWGAGAGPFLVLPFLPPMTVRDGVGRGVDTFLDPLSYFVPFFWEGLGMKAGDILNERALNYELFQGVEETTVDLYSSVRHFYLRRRELMINE, from the coding sequence GTGGCTCTCCTCGCCGCCGTCGGCCTCCTGCTGGGCGGTTGCGGCAGTCTCTCGAAGGCGCTCCGGGTCGAGGCGCGCGCCGCCACCACGCCGGCGCCTTCCGAGTCCTTGCCGGCGGCCGCCGCCGACGAGCCCTCGAACTTCGCGGGGAAGAGCGGGGAGGAGCCCGCGCCCTCGACGGTCGCCCAGGCCACCACGCCCGCGAAGCCCGACACCCAGGAGGACGCTGAAACCGAAGCCTACGATCCCTGGGAGCCGTTCAACGACAAGATGTTCGAGTTCAATCTCCGGGTGGATCGCTACGTCCTCAAGCCGGCCGCGAACGTGTACCGGAAGATCATGCCCGAGCCGTTCCAGATCATCATCGCCAACGGGTTCGACAACATCCGCTGGGTGCCCCGCTTCGTCAACAGCCTGCTCCAGGGCAAGTTCGGCGGCGCCGGCCGCGAGGTCGCGCGTTTCCTCATCAACAGCACGGCCGGTATCGGCGGTCTCTTCGACCCCGCCAAGGACTACTGGGGCATCCGGCCCAGCAAGGAGGACTTCGGGCAGACGTTGGGCCTGTGGGGCGCCGGGGCCGGCCCCTTCCTCGTGCTGCCGTTTCTGCCGCCGATGACCGTGCGCGACGGGGTCGGCCGGGGCGTGGATACCTTCCTCGATCCCCTCTCGTACTTCGTACCGTTCTTCTGGGAGGGACTGGGAATGAAGGCGGGGGACATCCTCAACGAGCGCGCGCTCAACTACGAGCTCTTCCAGGGCGTCGAAGAGACGACGGTCGATCTGTACAGCTCCGTGCGGCACTTCTACCTCAGGCGCCGGGAACTGATGATCAACGAGTAG
- the metH gene encoding methionine synthase → MNRLREALTRRILVLDGAMGTMLQARSLTAADFGGAQYEGCNEHLNLTRPDVIRAIHAAYLDAGAEIVSTNTFGCAPYVLGEYGLAERAGEIARAGARLAREAAGDRFVVGALGPSTRSISVTRNVTFDEVYQAYALQARALIDGGVDALLLETQQDTLNVKAAAVGIRRALRETGAELPLMVSATIEPMGTMLAGQGVEALYIALQHLGLVSIGLNCATGPEFMTDHLRTLAQIATCFVSVYPNAGLPDERGQYGETPESLAFKMRRFVDEGWVNIVGGCCGTRPDHIRVLAALVRGRPPRVPAAAEPLAVSGIEVLYPTDDNRPIFVGERTNVIGSRRFKELVVAEQFEEAAEIGRAQVRGGAQVLDICLANPDRDEAADIDRFMAHIARKVKVPLMIDSTDPAVIELALRYCQGKAIVNSINLEDGEERFEKVCPLLKTYGAAAIVGCIDEDKQQGMAVTRARKLAIAERSRALLTGRHGIPAGDLIFDPLVFPVGTGDQNYVGSAVETIEGVRLIKQRFPEGKTILGISNVSFGLPPAGREVLNAVFLYHCTKAGLDYAIVNTERLERYPSIPEEERRLAEDLIFGRGQDPVAAFAAHFRGKTKVAPVKSSLSLDERLARYIVEGSRDGLIEDLDEKLTAASPLEIINGPLMRGMDEVGRLFNDNQLIVAEVLQSAEAMKVAVAHLEPFMEKTESATRGTFILATVKGDVHDIGKNLVEIILGNNGYRVINLGIKVPPEVLIAACHEHKPDAIGLSGLLVKSAQQMVVTAQDFRAAGIDIPLFVGGAALTKKFTATRIAPEHAGVTIYAKDAMEGLELANRLFTATTRDALLERVRAEQAALAAGDGGQTRATPAPAPGPARSGLARVPVPPPPDLEPHVLRDVPLTHIYPYLNLQMLYGKHLGLRGLVTRLLAEGDAKARELHEVVEQLKGEAVSNGLLGAQGIYRWFRARATGETVVLFDAAGAELARFTFPRQPAGERLCLADYVRDDTDDCVALFAVTCGAGVRERAQALKERGEYLQSHALQALAIECAEAFAEMLHSRLRTLWGFPDPPDLPISEKLKARYRGIRVSFGYPACPNLADQATLWRLLRPEQIGVMLTDGFMMDPEASVSALVIHHPAAKYFKAD, encoded by the coding sequence ATGAACCGCCTCCGCGAGGCGCTGACCCGGCGCATTCTGGTCCTGGATGGGGCGATGGGCACCATGCTCCAGGCCCGGAGCCTGACCGCGGCGGACTTCGGGGGCGCGCAGTACGAGGGCTGCAACGAGCACCTGAACCTCACCCGCCCCGACGTCATCCGGGCGATTCACGCCGCCTATCTGGACGCCGGCGCCGAGATCGTCTCCACGAACACCTTCGGCTGCGCGCCCTACGTGCTGGGCGAGTACGGCCTGGCCGAGCGCGCCGGGGAGATCGCGCGCGCCGGCGCCCGGCTGGCGCGGGAGGCGGCCGGCGACCGCTTCGTGGTGGGCGCCCTGGGGCCGTCCACGCGCTCCATCTCGGTCACGCGCAACGTCACCTTCGACGAGGTGTACCAGGCCTACGCCCTGCAGGCCCGGGCCCTGATCGACGGCGGCGTGGACGCGCTGCTGCTCGAGACCCAGCAGGACACGCTCAACGTCAAGGCGGCGGCGGTCGGTATCCGCCGGGCCCTGCGGGAGACGGGTGCGGAGCTGCCCCTGATGGTCAGCGCCACCATCGAGCCCATGGGCACGATGCTGGCCGGCCAGGGTGTGGAGGCTCTCTACATCGCCCTCCAGCACCTGGGCCTGGTCTCGATCGGCTTGAACTGTGCGACGGGTCCGGAGTTCATGACCGATCATCTGCGCACCCTCGCCCAGATCGCCACCTGCTTCGTCTCGGTCTACCCGAACGCCGGGCTGCCCGACGAGCGCGGGCAGTACGGCGAGACGCCCGAGAGCCTGGCCTTCAAGATGCGACGCTTCGTCGACGAGGGCTGGGTGAACATCGTCGGGGGCTGCTGCGGCACCAGGCCCGACCACATCCGGGTCCTGGCCGCCCTGGTACGCGGCCGCCCGCCGCGCGTCCCCGCCGCCGCCGAGCCGCTGGCGGTGAGCGGCATCGAAGTGCTCTATCCCACGGACGACAACCGCCCCATCTTCGTCGGCGAGCGGACGAACGTCATCGGCTCCCGGCGCTTCAAGGAGCTGGTGGTGGCCGAGCAGTTCGAGGAGGCGGCCGAGATCGGCCGCGCCCAGGTGCGGGGCGGAGCCCAGGTGCTCGACATCTGTCTGGCCAATCCCGACCGCGACGAGGCCGCCGACATCGACCGCTTCATGGCCCACATCGCCCGCAAGGTGAAGGTGCCGCTGATGATCGACTCCACCGATCCGGCGGTGATCGAGCTGGCCCTCCGCTACTGCCAGGGCAAGGCCATCGTCAACTCGATCAACCTGGAGGACGGCGAGGAGCGGTTCGAGAAGGTCTGCCCCCTGCTCAAGACGTACGGCGCCGCGGCGATCGTGGGCTGCATCGACGAGGACAAGCAGCAGGGCATGGCGGTGACGCGGGCCCGCAAGCTCGCCATCGCCGAGCGCTCCCGCGCCCTGCTCACCGGGAGGCACGGGATCCCAGCCGGCGACCTGATCTTCGATCCCCTGGTCTTCCCGGTGGGCACCGGCGATCAGAACTACGTCGGGTCGGCCGTCGAGACGATCGAAGGCGTCCGCCTGATCAAGCAGCGCTTCCCGGAGGGCAAGACGATCCTGGGCATCTCCAACGTCTCGTTCGGGCTGCCCCCGGCGGGCCGCGAGGTGCTCAACGCGGTGTTCCTCTACCACTGTACGAAGGCGGGCCTCGACTACGCCATTGTCAACACCGAGCGGCTCGAGCGCTACCCGTCGATCCCCGAGGAGGAGCGCCGGCTGGCCGAGGACCTCATCTTCGGGCGGGGCCAGGACCCGGTGGCTGCGTTCGCCGCGCACTTCCGGGGCAAGACGAAGGTCGCGCCCGTCAAGAGCTCGCTGTCTCTCGACGAGAGGCTGGCGCGCTACATCGTGGAGGGCAGTCGCGACGGGCTCATCGAGGACCTCGACGAGAAGCTCACGGCGGCCTCGCCGCTCGAGATCATCAACGGGCCGCTGATGCGCGGCATGGACGAGGTCGGTCGCCTCTTCAACGACAACCAGCTCATCGTGGCCGAGGTGCTCCAGTCGGCGGAGGCGATGAAGGTGGCGGTCGCCCACCTCGAGCCCTTCATGGAGAAGACCGAGTCGGCCACGCGGGGAACGTTCATCCTCGCCACCGTCAAGGGCGACGTGCACGACATCGGCAAGAACCTGGTGGAGATCATCCTCGGGAACAACGGCTACCGCGTGATCAACCTGGGCATCAAGGTGCCGCCCGAGGTGCTCATCGCCGCCTGCCACGAGCACAAGCCCGACGCCATCGGCCTCAGTGGACTCCTGGTCAAATCGGCCCAACAGATGGTCGTTACGGCCCAGGATTTTCGAGCGGCCGGCATCGACATCCCATTATTCGTCGGCGGCGCCGCGCTCACCAAGAAGTTCACGGCGACGCGGATCGCCCCCGAGCACGCCGGCGTGACGATCTACGCCAAGGACGCGATGGAGGGGCTGGAGCTCGCCAATCGCCTGTTCACCGCGACGACGCGCGACGCCCTCCTCGAGCGTGTGCGCGCCGAGCAGGCGGCGCTGGCGGCCGGCGATGGCGGCCAGACGCGCGCCACGCCGGCCCCGGCGCCGGGGCCGGCGCGCTCGGGCCTCGCGCGCGTTCCGGTTCCCCCGCCGCCGGATCTGGAGCCGCACGTCCTGCGCGACGTGCCGCTCACCCACATCTATCCCTATCTGAACCTCCAGATGCTCTACGGCAAGCACCTGGGCCTGCGCGGGCTGGTGACGCGCCTGCTCGCCGAGGGCGACGCCAAGGCCCGCGAGCTGCACGAGGTCGTCGAGCAGCTCAAGGGCGAGGCCGTGAGCAACGGGCTGCTGGGGGCCCAGGGGATCTATCGATGGTTCCGGGCCCGGGCCACCGGCGAGACCGTCGTGCTCTTCGATGCCGCCGGCGCCGAGCTGGCGCGCTTCACCTTCCCCCGGCAACCGGCTGGCGAGCGGCTGTGCCTGGCCGACTACGTCCGCGACGACACCGACGACTGCGTGGCGCTCTTCGCCGTCACCTGCGGGGCCGGCGTCCGGGAGCGGGCGCAGGCGCTCAAGGAACGCGGAGAATATCTGCAGTCCCACGCGCTGCAGGCGCTGGCCATCGAGTGCGCCGAGGCCTTCGCCGAGATGCTGCATTCGCGGCTGCGCACGCTGTGGGGCTTCCCCGATCCGCCCGATCTGCCGATCAGCGAGAAGCTCAAAGCGCGCTACCGCGGCATCCGGGTGTCGTTCGGTTATCCAGCCTGCCCCAACCTCGCCGATCAGGCGACCCTCTGGCGCCTCCTCCGACCCGAGCAGATCGGCGTCATGCTGACGGACGGCTTCATGATGGATCCCGAGGCCTCCGTCTCCGCGCTGGTCATCCACCACCCCGCGGCGAAGTACTTCAAGGCCGACTGA
- a CDS encoding CaiB/BaiF CoA-transferase family protein, with amino-acid sequence MTRPALALDGVRVLDLSRVLAGPFCAMLLADLGADVIKIEDTGAGDESRTWPPHKDGESAAYLVINRNKRDIALDLKAREGVDVFGRLVARADVLIENFRTGTMESFGLGYDTLAAANPRLIYCSISAFGRTGPRADGAGYEALMQAFSGIMSITGEPDGPPVRCGVSFLDLTTGILCAFGIVNALLARAKSGLGQRVDGSLLETAVSLLNYHAEGYLLTGAIPQALGSSHPSLSPYRNFRCQDGQWIFIAGANDRFWQRLAPALGRPDLAADARFATNIERVRHRQELEAALEEAIAGHEREPLLKILEEAGVPATPVNTVDQVMTDPQTAARGIIERIVHPKLGEIPVVGTPVKFSRMQPGVRAPAPLRGEHTDAVLAEYGYSAAEIAALRAKKVIL; translated from the coding sequence ATGACACGCCCGGCCCTCGCGCTCGACGGCGTTCGCGTGCTCGATCTCTCCCGCGTCCTGGCCGGCCCCTTCTGCGCCATGCTGCTGGCCGACCTGGGCGCCGACGTCATCAAGATCGAGGACACCGGCGCCGGCGACGAGTCGCGCACCTGGCCACCGCACAAGGACGGCGAGTCGGCGGCCTACCTCGTCATCAACCGCAACAAGCGCGACATCGCGCTCGATCTCAAGGCTCGGGAGGGCGTGGACGTCTTCGGGCGGCTCGTCGCGCGGGCGGACGTCCTCATCGAGAACTTCCGTACGGGCACCATGGAGTCGTTCGGCCTGGGCTACGACACGCTGGCCGCGGCCAACCCCCGGCTGATCTACTGCTCCATCTCGGCCTTCGGGCGCACCGGCCCCCGCGCCGACGGCGCCGGCTACGAGGCGCTGATGCAGGCGTTCAGCGGCATCATGTCGATCACCGGCGAGCCCGACGGGCCGCCCGTGCGCTGCGGTGTGTCCTTCCTCGACCTCACCACCGGCATCCTGTGCGCTTTCGGCATCGTGAACGCCCTGCTGGCCCGGGCCAAGAGCGGGCTCGGCCAGCGCGTGGACGGCTCGCTGCTGGAGACGGCGGTGAGCCTGCTCAACTACCACGCGGAGGGCTATCTCCTCACCGGGGCCATTCCCCAGGCGCTCGGCTCCTCGCACCCGTCGCTCTCCCCCTACCGCAACTTCCGTTGCCAGGACGGGCAGTGGATCTTCATCGCCGGCGCCAACGACCGGTTCTGGCAACGGTTGGCGCCCGCGCTCGGGCGGCCCGATCTGGCGGCGGACGCGCGCTTCGCCACGAACATCGAGCGCGTCAGGCACCGCCAGGAGCTGGAGGCGGCGCTGGAGGAGGCCATCGCCGGTCACGAGCGGGAGCCGCTGCTGAAGATCCTCGAGGAGGCCGGCGTGCCCGCCACTCCCGTCAATACGGTGGACCAGGTGATGACCGACCCCCAGACGGCCGCCCGGGGGATCATCGAACGGATCGTGCATCCGAAGCTCGGCGAGATCCCGGTCGTGGGCACGCCCGTCAAGTTCTCGCGGATGCAGCCGGGGGTTCGCGCGCCGGCCCCGCTGCGCGGCGAGCATACCGACGCCGTGCTCGCCGAGTACGGCTACTCGGCGGCCGAGATCGCCGCCCTGCGCGCCAAGAAGGTCATCCTGTAG